One part of the Desulfonema ishimotonii genome encodes these proteins:
- a CDS encoding substrate-binding periplasmic protein, whose protein sequence is MDQYTVIALFHSPVFAKDVMKIAVSPNPPWKMQDENEQFEGAEIEMFNYLAEKLNFEIQFKIAPFKRCLYYMEKGTADMMVGIFKNPEREIYIEYVEPPYKSRSDKSFYVLKGKKEMIRTYEDLYDLKIGMKNGVKYFPRFDADTKVKKDTVNENSLNIGKILTGRIDTFVVTSDFGDYMLRQAGATDKIEKAEFGYSKRNPVYIGISKKSPWMNRVGEVKSAVREMIESGTLDRIFADFFEKHNLPVPEYK, encoded by the coding sequence TTGGATCAGTATACCGTTATCGCCCTGTTTCATTCCCCCGTATTTGCAAAAGATGTCATGAAAATTGCGGTGAGTCCGAATCCGCCTTGGAAGATGCAGGATGAGAATGAGCAGTTTGAAGGGGCGGAAATTGAGATGTTTAACTATCTGGCAGAAAAATTGAATTTTGAAATTCAATTCAAAATAGCGCCTTTCAAGCGCTGTCTGTATTATATGGAAAAAGGTACGGCGGATATGATGGTCGGCATTTTCAAAAATCCTGAACGGGAAATATATATTGAATATGTTGAGCCGCCCTACAAAAGCAGATCTGATAAAAGCTTTTATGTGCTTAAGGGCAAAAAAGAGATGATCAGAACTTACGAAGATCTTTATGATTTAAAGATCGGAATGAAAAACGGCGTCAAATATTTTCCCCGGTTTGATGCGGATACAAAAGTGAAAAAAGATACCGTTAATGAGAATTCGTTGAATATTGGCAAGATCTTAACAGGTCGGATTGACACCTTCGTTGTGACAAGTGACTTTGGGGATTATATGCTCCGCCAGGCCGGAGCCACGGATAAAATTGAAAAGGCCGAATTTGGGTATTCCAAAAGAAATCCCGTCTATATCGGCATTTCAAAAAAATCTCCCTGGATGAACCGGGTCGGTGAGGTGAAATCCGCTGTCAGGGAGATGATAGAAAGCGGAACGCTGGACAGAATCTTTGCCGATTTTTTTGAAAAACATAATTTGCCCGTGCCTGAGTATAAATAG
- a CDS encoding FecCD family ABC transporter permease: protein MNTKERQTASGGKMFGWKTQMAILAAGLFLAIIVSTGMGYIPISPTDVLRIISAKLTGMQSLVADVDELHRVVVMNVRLPRILTAATVGGGLALAGCVFQGILLNPLADPYTLGVSAGAAFGAAIALLLNLSVMGAYSIPVFAFTGAIITLLFVLYLSSTGGGMSSNNLILSGIIIGSILSAGISFLKYIADEQVAVIIFWLMGSFGSRTWTDAGLVLIFVIVGFTVFLFFSRDLNLMAMGDRTAASLGVSTRRVTLTILITASLVTAICVSVSGIIGFVGLLVPHMMRSVTGPDNRKLIPASLLAGAILLLIADTITRAVLPNEIPIGVLTALIGGPFFCYVFRQKQMGKHSV from the coding sequence ATGAACACAAAAGAGCGTCAGACCGCATCCGGAGGGAAAATGTTTGGCTGGAAAACACAGATGGCGATACTGGCGGCGGGGCTTTTTCTGGCCATCATTGTCTCCACCGGCATGGGCTACATCCCCATCTCACCGACAGATGTACTCAGAATCATCTCCGCCAAACTGACCGGAATGCAGAGTCTTGTTGCGGATGTTGACGAGCTGCACAGGGTGGTGGTGATGAATGTCCGGCTGCCGCGCATTCTGACGGCAGCCACTGTGGGCGGCGGACTGGCCCTGGCCGGGTGCGTATTTCAGGGCATTCTGCTCAACCCTCTGGCCGACCCGTACACCCTGGGCGTCTCGGCAGGCGCAGCCTTCGGGGCCGCCATCGCGCTGCTGCTCAACCTCAGCGTCATGGGCGCTTACTCCATTCCGGTCTTTGCCTTTACCGGCGCAATCATCACCCTGCTCTTTGTCCTGTACCTCTCCTCCACAGGCGGGGGAATGTCGTCCAACAACCTGATTTTATCGGGCATTATCATAGGGTCCATCCTTTCGGCGGGCATCAGCTTTCTCAAATACATTGCCGACGAACAGGTGGCGGTCATCATTTTCTGGCTCATGGGCAGCTTCGGTTCCCGCACCTGGACCGACGCCGGGCTGGTGCTGATATTCGTCATTGTCGGCTTTACCGTCTTCCTCTTCTTCTCCCGTGACCTCAATCTCATGGCAATGGGGGACCGGACCGCCGCGTCCCTCGGGGTCAGCACCCGGCGGGTCACGCTGACCATCCTGATCACAGCCTCGCTGGTCACCGCCATCTGCGTATCGGTTTCCGGGATCATCGGATTTGTCGGCCTTCTGGTCCCGCACATGATGCGCTCCGTCACCGGGCCGGACAACCGCAAACTGATTCCCGCGTCACTTCTGGCCGGGGCCATTCTCCTGCTGATCGCGGATACCATTACCCGCGCCGTGCTGCCCAATGAGATCCCCATCGGCGTACTGACCGCCCTGATCGGCGGACCGTTCTTCTGCTACGTCTTCCGCCAGAAGCAGATGGGAAAACATTCGGTGTGA
- a CDS encoding sirohydrochlorin cobaltochelatase, with translation MVKRLRIIVMALFLALTLAATSFAGAHATGHTKADEKGPGILLVTFGTSIPEAQVSFTNIEKKVKTAFPGVPVRWAYTSYIIRHKLAKQGRNIDSVEIALAKMMDEGYTQVAVQSLHMIPGAEFHDIQVNARLFGQMSGGFDNIAIGYPMLSTAADLDRAVESFIRVIPAERKKDEAVVLMGHGTHHPSDAFYSAMMYKFQKADPNIYVGTVEGHPTLDDVKEMLIKKGVKKAYLIPFMSVAGDHARNDMAGAEEDSWQSILTKAGIECVPVLKGLAEYDILADIWVDHLKTAMKHLK, from the coding sequence ATGGTTAAAAGACTCAGAATTATTGTAATGGCCCTCTTTCTGGCACTCACCCTCGCTGCCACCTCATTTGCGGGCGCCCATGCAACCGGTCACACCAAAGCGGATGAAAAAGGTCCGGGCATCCTTCTGGTCACATTCGGCACCAGCATTCCGGAAGCACAGGTCTCGTTTACCAATATTGAGAAGAAGGTCAAAACCGCATTTCCGGGTGTCCCGGTCCGCTGGGCGTACACCTCTTACATCATCCGCCATAAACTGGCCAAACAGGGCCGGAATATCGACTCGGTTGAAATCGCCCTGGCAAAGATGATGGATGAAGGCTACACCCAGGTGGCGGTTCAGTCGCTGCACATGATCCCCGGCGCTGAATTCCATGACATTCAGGTCAATGCCCGGCTGTTTGGGCAGATGTCCGGCGGATTTGACAATATTGCCATCGGCTATCCCATGCTGAGTACCGCCGCCGACCTGGACCGGGCCGTTGAAAGCTTCATCAGGGTCATCCCCGCAGAGCGGAAAAAAGACGAGGCCGTCGTGCTGATGGGCCACGGCACCCACCATCCCAGCGACGCCTTTTACTCCGCCATGATGTACAAATTCCAGAAAGCCGATCCCAACATCTACGTGGGCACGGTTGAAGGGCATCCCACCCTGGACGACGTCAAAGAGATGCTGATAAAAAAGGGCGTGAAAAAGGCCTACCTGATTCCGTTCATGTCCGTGGCCGGGGACCATGCCCGCAATGACATGGCCGGGGCTGAGGAAGATTCCTGGCAGAGCATCCTCACCAAAGCCGGTATCGAGTGTGTGCCGGTTCTCAAAGGCCTGGCAGAATATGATATTCTGGCGGACATCTGGGTGGATCACCTGAAAACCGCCATGAAACACCTTAAATAA
- a CDS encoding PilW family protein, which produces MKRIILCFISVIIGFSGSIVPGYALQNAVRGDLNGDRDVNLSDAIIALRISVDMETEVTGILAETDMDGDGQIGLEEAICALQVAAELRRKVFVAEDIIRGEIQMAGGGLEGYPIVDGFSDEDRSPLTFKNNLGLGGSDEIIIRYVVPVSDPCGDDPDESDGIDTPCGSLPDLTIDSALSPSSAEIDVREDLAAAPYSEWDDGCYCDGKTYGPPRYGIPFMITPPDSAPGDSQVLHVTGIQSWTGMFQIRPFTDDDGFSYPNKALSTYPSGSRICFFDLGPVRVVRFFITENNALMREDSSAGTTSQPIAENIRNMQIVLGLDRNGDGVAEEWIEDGELTEEDKAFVTDARISLTETD; this is translated from the coding sequence ATGAAAAGGATAATCTTGTGTTTCATATCCGTGATAATTGGGTTTTCCGGTAGTATCGTTCCGGGCTATGCCCTGCAGAACGCCGTCAGAGGTGATTTAAACGGAGATCGGGATGTAAATCTTTCAGATGCCATTATCGCCTTGAGAATCAGTGTCGATATGGAAACCGAAGTAACAGGCATTCTGGCTGAAACGGATATGGACGGAGATGGGCAAATCGGATTGGAAGAAGCCATATGCGCCCTGCAGGTAGCGGCAGAACTGCGACGCAAGGTATTTGTGGCTGAGGATATTATCCGGGGAGAGATTCAAATGGCCGGCGGGGGGCTGGAAGGCTATCCCATTGTGGACGGATTTTCTGATGAAGACAGGTCGCCTCTCACCTTTAAAAACAACCTCGGTCTCGGTGGTTCGGATGAAATTATTATCCGTTACGTTGTTCCGGTTTCAGATCCCTGTGGCGATGACCCGGATGAATCAGACGGCATAGATACCCCGTGCGGCAGCCTGCCGGATTTGACAATTGACAGCGCTCTGTCTCCGTCTTCCGCTGAAATTGATGTGCGGGAAGATCTCGCCGCCGCCCCTTATTCAGAATGGGACGACGGATGCTATTGTGACGGCAAAACCTATGGTCCCCCGCGCTACGGTATTCCGTTTATGATCACACCGCCGGATTCCGCACCGGGAGATTCCCAGGTGCTTCATGTTACCGGTATTCAAAGTTGGACCGGTATGTTTCAGATTCGCCCTTTCACGGATGATGATGGTTTTTCATACCCCAACAAAGCCCTCAGCACATATCCGTCAGGCAGCCGCATCTGCTTTTTTGACCTGGGGCCTGTCCGGGTTGTCCGGTTTTTTATCACTGAAAATAATGCCCTGATGCGTGAGGACAGCTCAGCCGGAACCACCTCCCAGCCCATTGCCGAAAACATCCGAAATATGCAGATTGTTTTGGGTCTGGACAGAAACGGAGACGGGGTTGCGGAGGAATGGATCGAAGACGGGGAGCTTACCGAAGAGGATAAGGCATTTGTCACAGATGCCCGCATCAGTCTGACGGAAACAGACTGA
- a CDS encoding cobalt-precorrin-4/precorrin-4 C(11)-methyltransferase yields MQWTKPGCKHLNSASMHLEEFVTAMTEAYNAGSRVVRLHTGDPALYGAIAEQIAALKKQDVPFQVFPGVTAAFAASASMGIEYTLPEVTQTLILTRMAGRTPVPEAEALTSLAKHQASMSIYLSISMIDKVTEILKEAYGENAPAAVAYCVSQPEEQIFRTTVRELPAVVEREKIRKTALIIVGHALDPARQGETRKSKLYDKNFSHEYRQKA; encoded by the coding sequence TTGCAGTGGACCAAACCCGGATGTAAACACCTGAACAGCGCCTCCATGCACTTGGAGGAGTTCGTCACCGCCATGACAGAGGCGTACAACGCGGGCAGTCGCGTGGTCCGGCTTCACACGGGCGACCCGGCCCTTTACGGCGCCATTGCCGAGCAGATCGCCGCGCTGAAAAAACAGGACGTGCCCTTTCAGGTGTTCCCCGGCGTTACGGCGGCCTTTGCCGCGTCTGCGTCAATGGGCATCGAATATACCCTGCCAGAAGTGACCCAGACCCTGATTCTCACCCGCATGGCCGGACGCACCCCCGTGCCCGAAGCCGAGGCCCTGACCTCTCTGGCAAAACATCAGGCGTCCATGTCCATCTATCTGAGCATCTCCATGATTGACAAGGTGACGGAAATCCTGAAAGAGGCCTACGGAGAGAACGCACCGGCTGCCGTGGCCTATTGCGTCAGCCAGCCCGAAGAGCAAATCTTCCGCACCACGGTCCGGGAGCTGCCGGCCGTGGTCGAGCGGGAAAAAATCCGCAAAACCGCCCTGATCATTGTGGGCCACGCCCTGGACCCGGCGCGGCAGGGCGAAACCCGGAAGTCGAAACTCTATGACAAAAACTTTTCACATGAATACAGGCAAAAGGCATAG
- a CDS encoding SAM-dependent methyltransferase: protein MEKYPVLFVGAGPGDPELITVKGQKALQAADLVIYAGSLVPKPCCSGPNPDVNT, encoded by the coding sequence ATGGAAAAATACCCTGTATTATTTGTCGGAGCGGGTCCGGGCGACCCGGAACTGATCACTGTCAAGGGACAAAAGGCGCTTCAGGCGGCTGACCTGGTGATCTACGCGGGCTCTCTGGTCCCGAAGCCCTGTTGCAGTGGACCAAACCCGGATGTAAACACCTGA
- the rnhA gene encoding ribonuclease HI — translation MEIKTVTIYTDGGCLGNPGPGGYGAVLKYGEKRKELSGGFKLTTNNRMELLACIAGLETLRYKCRVTLHSDSKYVVDGIEKGWAARWKANKWMRNKKDRAENPDLWERLLDLCKQHEVRFVWVKGHAGVPENERCDQLATNAASGSDLQADKNYRPKAR, via the coding sequence ATGGAAATAAAAACGGTGACAATCTACACGGACGGGGGCTGCCTGGGCAATCCGGGTCCGGGCGGATACGGAGCAGTGCTGAAGTACGGGGAAAAACGCAAAGAGCTGTCTGGCGGATTCAAACTGACCACCAACAACCGGATGGAGCTTCTGGCCTGCATTGCGGGTCTTGAAACGCTCAGGTACAAATGCAGGGTAACGCTCCACAGCGACTCAAAATATGTGGTGGACGGCATTGAAAAAGGCTGGGCCGCCCGCTGGAAAGCCAACAAATGGATGCGGAACAAAAAAGACCGGGCGGAAAACCCGGATCTCTGGGAACGGCTGCTGGATCTGTGTAAACAACATGAGGTCCGGTTCGTCTGGGTCAAAGGCCATGCGGGGGTTCCGGAAAATGAGCGGTGCGACCAGCTCGCCACAAACGCGGCTTCCGGTTCGGATTTGCAGGCCGATAAAAACTACAGGCCCAAAGCCAGATAA
- a CDS encoding RNA-guided endonuclease InsQ/TnpB family protein: protein MDFVIRRSYKYRIYPAKAQISNLENQFSMCRHLYNRSLAERTDAYEKDGTTISYNQQQNSLPELKKKRPWYKGVYSQVLQDVLRRLDKAYQAFFRRVRTGGKPGFPKFRKRGQWNSITYPQYRKRPDPVITVPKIGRVRLVCHRELPDNARVKTLTITREAGKWFACFPAELPFTAEPEQDLTDPLGIDLGLIDFFYASDGSHVPVPKHLRKKEKQLRRLQRRLAKAEKRSEKYYKILKAVRKCHYRIKCRRSDFLHKTASDLLKKSGLIFYEDLRIANMIRRPRPKQDEDGKYLPNNASAKAGLNKSLADAGWGRFIEILKYKSRRLGKKTLAVPPQYTSQKCSACGEIVKKSLSVRTHRCACGFVVNRDLNAALNILRIGMDTLQAPT, encoded by the coding sequence ATGGATTTCGTCATACGCCGTTCCTATAAATACAGGATTTATCCCGCAAAGGCCCAGATTTCCAATCTGGAAAACCAGTTCTCCATGTGCCGCCATCTGTACAACCGGAGCCTTGCGGAGCGGACTGATGCGTATGAAAAAGACGGTACGACAATTTCTTACAATCAGCAGCAGAACAGCCTGCCGGAGCTGAAAAAAAAGCGTCCCTGGTACAAGGGCGTGTATTCCCAGGTTCTTCAGGATGTCCTGAGAAGACTGGACAAAGCTTATCAGGCGTTTTTCCGCAGAGTAAGGACCGGTGGGAAACCCGGATTCCCGAAATTCAGAAAGCGGGGGCAGTGGAACAGTATCACCTATCCCCAGTACCGGAAGCGCCCGGACCCCGTTATCACCGTTCCGAAAATCGGCAGGGTGAGACTTGTATGTCACCGGGAACTGCCTGACAATGCCAGAGTGAAGACGCTGACAATCACGAGGGAGGCCGGTAAGTGGTTTGCCTGTTTCCCGGCAGAACTTCCGTTCACTGCCGAGCCTGAACAGGATCTGACCGATCCTCTCGGAATTGACCTCGGCCTTATTGACTTTTTTTATGCCTCTGACGGCTCCCATGTTCCGGTTCCGAAGCATCTCAGAAAGAAAGAAAAGCAGTTAAGACGGTTGCAGCGAAGGCTGGCAAAGGCAGAGAAGCGTTCAGAAAAATATTACAAAATTCTGAAAGCGGTTCGGAAGTGCCACTACCGGATAAAATGCCGGAGATCGGATTTTCTGCATAAGACAGCCAGCGATCTTCTGAAAAAAAGCGGCCTGATCTTTTATGAAGATCTTCGGATCGCTAATATGATACGGAGACCGAGGCCGAAACAGGATGAGGACGGAAAATATCTTCCGAACAATGCCTCTGCCAAAGCCGGACTGAATAAATCCCTGGCCGATGCGGGCTGGGGAAGATTTATTGAAATTCTGAAATACAAGTCCCGGCGTCTCGGTAAAAAAACACTTGCCGTACCGCCGCAGTACACATCACAGAAATGTTCCGCCTGCGGTGAGATTGTGAAAAAGTCTTTATCTGTCCGTACTCACAGATGCGCCTGCGGTTTTGTTGTCAACCGTGATCTCAATGCTGCTCTGAATATTCTGCGTATCGGGATGGATACGCTTCAGGCTCCGACCTGA
- a CDS encoding TIGR00730 family Rossman fold protein: protein MKKILNLMPLHFHKPNGPLDDAIKDIINMVGGIREPGYIREMIIAALKAGQEDDDKADLKLMNTTLKEMRFTSKIFGPYRHIKKVTVFGSARTRPDDPVYQMAVQLGAHLKAAGYMVITGGGPGIMQAVNEGAGADDSFGVNIRLPFEQKSNPVVEGNPRNIIYKYFFNRKVAFLKEAHAVALFPGGFGTLDEAMETLTLVQTGKRDMIPLVLIDPPGCTYWARWLSFLKSELRDNGYISDRDFNLFRRVNSVEEAVAQINHFYRRYHSLRFVDGQLVIRMNTPLTPEKVREIREAFSDILVIAGDIRCSGPLSAEDNEPELNALPRLVVDFDRKNFGRLRALIDMINSD, encoded by the coding sequence ATGAAAAAAATACTAAATCTGATGCCGCTACACTTTCACAAGCCAAACGGCCCGCTGGATGATGCGATCAAAGATATTATAAATATGGTGGGCGGCATCCGCGAGCCCGGATATATCCGTGAGATGATCATTGCGGCTCTGAAAGCAGGCCAGGAAGATGACGACAAGGCTGATCTTAAGCTGATGAACACCACATTAAAGGAGATGCGCTTCACTTCCAAGATATTCGGCCCCTATCGTCACATCAAAAAGGTGACGGTTTTCGGGTCGGCCAGAACCCGGCCCGATGACCCGGTGTACCAGATGGCTGTTCAACTGGGAGCGCACCTGAAGGCTGCCGGTTACATGGTGATCACGGGCGGCGGTCCGGGAATCATGCAGGCCGTTAACGAGGGGGCCGGGGCTGACGACTCCTTTGGGGTGAATATCCGCCTGCCCTTTGAGCAGAAATCCAACCCCGTGGTGGAGGGCAATCCCAGAAACATCATATACAAATATTTTTTCAACCGCAAGGTGGCGTTTCTCAAAGAGGCCCATGCCGTGGCCCTGTTTCCGGGCGGGTTCGGCACTCTGGACGAGGCCATGGAAACCCTCACCCTGGTTCAGACCGGCAAACGGGATATGATTCCCCTTGTCCTGATCGACCCGCCCGGCTGCACGTACTGGGCCAGATGGCTCAGTTTTCTGAAGTCGGAACTCCGGGACAACGGGTATATCAGCGACAGGGATTTCAATCTGTTCAGGCGGGTTAATTCGGTTGAAGAGGCCGTGGCGCAGATTAACCATTTTTACCGGCGGTATCACAGCCTGCGGTTTGTGGACGGACAACTGGTCATCCGCATGAACACCCCGCTCACACCGGAAAAGGTTCGGGAGATCCGGGAGGCCTTTTCCGATATTCTGGTCATCGCAGGTGATATCCGCTGTTCCGGCCCGCTTTCTGCCGAGGACAATGAGCCGGAGCTGAACGCGTTGCCCCGGCTTGTCGTGGATTTTGACCGCAAGAATTTTGGCCGACTGCGGGCCCTGATTGACATGATCAACAGTGACTGA
- a CDS encoding trypsin-like serine peptidase, with product MQKLFFAGRIHQKKLMNFRLQSHFDVLNRLTDQADYALVGPRDNRIHEIRTDRFPFNTVCHIGRDFGNRRWSGCTGVLIRPRVVLTAGHCVYNLRRGRAPLRIRVVPGRADRDTMPCGFILSGHYYAPRRYIRLPHPRHPDRRYFDYGIIILPRPFPGIRKFMDIRALSDSELRDSDLISVAGYPGDRPRGTMWRHTENLRRITSRRLFYTVDTCPGHSGSPVWCRAPGSGKRTIIGIHTSGIVDPLGRSYGCKKGTVLAPPGLLNSGVRINREVLANIRHPDRQTGVLRPMVRLP from the coding sequence GTGCAAAAATTATTTTTTGCAGGCCGGATACATCAAAAAAAGCTTATGAACTTCCGCCTTCAAAGCCACTTTGACGTGCTGAACCGCCTGACCGATCAGGCCGATTACGCGCTGGTCGGTCCCAGGGACAACAGGATTCATGAGATCCGCACCGACCGGTTTCCGTTCAACACCGTCTGCCACATCGGGCGGGATTTCGGCAACCGCCGGTGGTCCGGCTGCACCGGTGTGCTGATCCGCCCCCGCGTGGTTCTCACCGCCGGGCACTGCGTATACAATCTGCGGCGGGGCAGAGCCCCCCTCAGAATCCGGGTTGTCCCCGGACGGGCCGACCGGGACACCATGCCCTGCGGGTTTATCCTCTCAGGGCACTATTATGCACCCCGGCGCTATATCCGCCTGCCCCATCCCCGCCACCCGGACCGACGGTATTTTGACTATGGCATTATCATTCTGCCCCGCCCTTTCCCCGGCATTCGTAAATTTATGGACATCCGCGCCCTGTCCGACAGCGAACTTCGGGACAGCGATCTGATTTCCGTTGCCGGTTATCCGGGGGACCGGCCCCGTGGCACCATGTGGCGACACACCGAAAATCTCAGACGGATCACGTCGCGCAGGCTGTTCTACACTGTGGACACCTGTCCCGGACACAGCGGCAGCCCGGTCTGGTGCAGGGCCCCCGGAAGCGGAAAGCGGACGATCATCGGGATTCACACCTCCGGGATTGTCGATCCGCTGGGCCGCTCATACGGCTGCAAAAAAGGCACCGTACTCGCGCCGCCCGGCCTGCTGAACAGCGGCGTCCGCATAAACCGGGAAGTGCTTGCCAACATCCGCCATCCCGACCGGCAAACCGGTGTTTTAAGGCCGATGGTCCGGCTGCCCTGA
- a CDS encoding DUF6765 family protein, translated as MQIDMHYYGTYAMARAAGIRRDAAAIIATAAQFTDDNASKDSIEFRDGGRLDAEATAHHAIDRKNIDAEDQRKIWVPFHFLPGNQGNFLTEKLVCRKDSDIAKQMVRFNLSLADQPYALPLMGITAHVYADTFAHYGFSGISSRRNKIHGNSFKFDDIDPEMEKYIRGKEKKFEENYPDEGGFLPNIKSWFAEKFSGALGHGAALTFPDRPYLKWSFEYEEPEKGSGLRDNPATYLEGCEALHKLFRDFATARQDCAETAFAEFSDIKGEVEKILNLQAPKKDRIKAWQDASTTGNLFATGPEKIPLYRKHNWHNQRENLVREKDSSKTRELSVYNFYQAAAVYRTYVLRVLLPSKGLVVT; from the coding sequence ATGCAGATTGACATGCACTATTACGGCACATATGCAATGGCCCGCGCGGCGGGCATCAGACGCGATGCAGCCGCCATCATCGCCACGGCTGCCCAGTTTACGGATGACAACGCATCAAAAGACAGCATCGAATTCAGGGACGGGGGGCGTTTGGATGCCGAAGCGACAGCCCATCACGCCATCGACCGCAAGAATATTGACGCGGAGGATCAGCGCAAAATTTGGGTTCCCTTTCATTTCCTTCCGGGCAATCAGGGCAATTTCCTGACGGAAAAGCTGGTATGTCGGAAGGACAGTGACATCGCAAAACAAATGGTACGATTCAATCTCTCGCTGGCGGACCAACCGTATGCGCTCCCGCTTATGGGAATCACAGCCCATGTGTATGCGGATACATTCGCCCATTATGGCTTTTCCGGCATCAGCTCGCGCAGAAATAAAATTCACGGCAACAGTTTCAAGTTCGATGACATAGACCCTGAAATGGAAAAATACATCCGGGGAAAAGAGAAAAAATTTGAGGAAAACTATCCTGATGAAGGTGGTTTTTTGCCGAATATCAAATCCTGGTTCGCCGAGAAATTTTCCGGCGCGCTCGGTCACGGGGCCGCATTGACATTCCCGGACAGACCCTATCTCAAATGGTCTTTCGAATATGAGGAACCCGAAAAAGGAAGCGGTTTGCGGGATAACCCCGCGACCTACCTTGAGGGCTGTGAGGCGCTGCATAAACTCTTTCGCGATTTTGCCACAGCGCGTCAGGATTGCGCGGAAACCGCGTTTGCCGAATTTTCGGATATAAAAGGGGAAGTGGAAAAAATTCTCAATTTGCAGGCTCCGAAGAAAGATCGGATCAAAGCCTGGCAGGATGCCTCGACCACCGGAAATCTGTTTGCCACAGGCCCCGAAAAAATTCCGCTCTATAGGAAGCATAACTGGCACAACCAAAGGGAAAATCTGGTTCGGGAAAAGGACTCCTCCAAAACGAGAGAATTGTCTGTTTACAATTTTTATCAGGCGGCGGCGGTCTATCGGACATATGTGCTGAGGGTTTTGCTGCCCTCAAAAGGGCTGGTCGTCACCTGA